In the genome of Natronocella acetinitrilica, one region contains:
- a CDS encoding nucleotidyl transferase AbiEii/AbiGii toxin family protein, with protein MAGGESVGSVERGLLQSRLLCAIFDHAVAGDLALKGGMAMHAVLGSERTTKDIDFAHAEGAPPERVRRAVERGISEALSSGLLEDVRVTAPKQTDTTNRWKINGRAAGSHVQLTIEMKRHPLPEGHIIRRQYLPPVGAGATPTLVESYDAIAMAAAKTAALLSENRSAPRDLYDLALLVELRVDPPVALLANAGVEALSRMQANLWQKLEGMDYPRFCAEVLDFLPRETAARFDEERFEGMRLAVGEALEGWLGAAALRARGERLQRAAGAVDSPKADGAQLGAG; from the coding sequence ATGGCTGGAGGCGAGAGTGTGGGGTCGGTGGAGCGCGGGCTGCTGCAGTCCCGGCTGCTTTGTGCGATCTTCGACCACGCGGTTGCAGGCGACCTGGCGCTAAAGGGCGGGATGGCGATGCACGCCGTGCTTGGCAGCGAGCGCACCACCAAGGACATCGATTTCGCCCACGCCGAGGGCGCGCCGCCCGAGCGGGTGCGCCGGGCGGTCGAGCGGGGCATCAGTGAGGCGCTTTCATCCGGGCTGCTCGAGGATGTGCGGGTCACCGCGCCGAAGCAGACCGACACCACCAACCGCTGGAAGATCAACGGCCGCGCAGCGGGCTCGCATGTGCAGCTCACCATCGAGATGAAGCGACATCCGCTGCCCGAGGGGCACATTATCCGCAGGCAGTACCTGCCGCCGGTTGGTGCCGGGGCGACGCCGACACTGGTCGAGAGCTATGACGCGATCGCCATGGCCGCGGCGAAGACCGCCGCGCTGCTCTCGGAGAACCGCTCCGCACCCCGCGATCTCTACGACCTTGCGCTCCTGGTCGAGCTTCGCGTCGACCCGCCGGTCGCGCTCCTTGCGAACGCCGGCGTCGAGGCGCTCTCGCGCATGCAGGCCAACCTCTGGCAGAAGCTCGAGGGCATGGACTACCCGCGCTTTTGCGCCGAGGTGCTCGACTTCCTGCCGCGGGAGACGGCGGCACGCTTTGACGAGGAGCGCTTCGAGGGCATGCGCCTTGCCGTTGGCGAGGCGCTTGAGGGCTGGCTGGGTGCTGCGGCGCTGCGCGCGAGGGGAGAGCGCTTGCAGCGCGCGGCAGGGGCGGTAGACTCACCGAAGGCAGATGGCGCGCAGTTGGGGGCAGGGTAA
- the xseB gene encoding exodeoxyribonuclease VII small subunit, translating into MTEQTPVEQIPGPADAYVQHLGRLKGAVQAMREMREPDVDQLLPLVKAGTEAYEACVARIEQVTRALEGLGIEGADAAPSAGEEPGV; encoded by the coding sequence ATGACTGAGCAGACCCCTGTCGAGCAGATCCCCGGCCCGGCCGATGCCTACGTGCAGCACCTCGGGCGGCTGAAGGGCGCCGTGCAGGCGATGCGCGAGATGCGCGAGCCCGATGTCGATCAGCTGCTACCGCTGGTGAAGGCCGGCACCGAGGCCTACGAGGCCTGTGTGGCGCGGATCGAGCAGGTGACCCGGGCGCTGGAGGGACTTGGGATCGAGGGTGCCGATGCAGCACCGTCGGCTGGCGAGGAGCCGGGCGTCTAG
- the xseA gene encoding exodeoxyribonuclease VII large subunit: MASPTYLNVPFAEKDAAKALGARFDGSRKSWFVPPEIDAAAFSRWLPGGSSAAAVAPSFARHDERPASDAPGADQEPAPGVSLSDLLDAVSGTVRAAHGAPVWVRAEVTAVSEARGGHTYLELVDYGADGREAAKARASVWRSRAGIISAFAKATGQAIAAGVKLLVHARVEIHPRFGLSLSIEDIDPRFTLGDMEAKLAAIRASLKAEGLLEANRSQVAPQDFLRVAVIAPGGAAGLGDFRTQADQLAAHGLCQFTYLDAQFQGDQASVSVSAALEQVRTALTTGRAKLDAVVLIRGGGDKAGLYALNDYAIARALCRMPVPVIVGIGHERDVTLLDELACVRLPTPSMVASHIAGCIIGNAREARQAALLLERLARGQVVAAQAAAEKAVTALRQTAVGHAHTARIVIDQSRSALREQALRHAAGAREAVNAEQAALRTLPAQLLERARADAKGHMQTLFAYNPHRILGQGYAIARGEDGRVVRSATAVRSDQPLALRVTDGVIHARVERIEPLEEECHHD, encoded by the coding sequence ATGGCATCCCCAACCTATCTCAACGTGCCCTTCGCGGAGAAGGACGCTGCCAAGGCACTCGGTGCGCGCTTTGATGGCAGCAGAAAGAGCTGGTTCGTCCCCCCGGAGATCGATGCGGCGGCTTTCTCCCGCTGGCTGCCCGGCGGCTCCTCGGCTGCTGCGGTAGCGCCTTCCTTCGCACGGCACGATGAGCGGCCCGCCTCCGACGCACCGGGTGCTGATCAGGAGCCTGCCCCCGGCGTCTCGCTCTCCGATCTGCTTGATGCCGTCTCGGGCACGGTGCGCGCCGCCCACGGCGCCCCGGTCTGGGTGCGTGCCGAGGTCACGGCGGTGAGCGAGGCCCGTGGTGGCCATACCTATCTCGAGCTCGTCGACTATGGCGCTGATGGGCGGGAGGCCGCCAAGGCGCGGGCCTCGGTGTGGCGCTCGCGCGCTGGCATCATCAGCGCCTTCGCCAAAGCCACCGGGCAGGCGATCGCAGCCGGTGTGAAGCTCCTGGTGCACGCCCGGGTCGAGATCCACCCCCGCTTTGGCCTGTCGCTCTCGATCGAGGACATCGACCCGCGCTTCACGCTGGGCGACATGGAGGCGAAGCTCGCCGCCATCCGCGCGAGCCTGAAGGCCGAGGGGCTGCTTGAGGCGAACCGCTCCCAGGTGGCGCCGCAGGACTTCCTGCGCGTGGCGGTGATCGCCCCGGGGGGTGCTGCCGGCCTCGGCGACTTTCGCACCCAGGCTGACCAGCTCGCCGCCCACGGGCTTTGCCAGTTCACCTACCTCGATGCGCAGTTCCAGGGCGACCAGGCGAGCGTGTCGGTCTCGGCGGCACTCGAGCAGGTGCGCACCGCGCTCACGACCGGGCGCGCGAAGCTCGATGCCGTGGTGCTGATTCGCGGTGGCGGTGACAAGGCCGGGCTCTATGCGCTGAACGACTACGCCATCGCCCGCGCACTCTGCCGCATGCCGGTGCCGGTGATCGTTGGCATCGGCCATGAGCGCGACGTGACGCTACTCGATGAGCTTGCCTGCGTGCGCCTGCCCACCCCCTCGATGGTGGCAAGCCATATCGCCGGGTGCATCATCGGCAATGCCCGCGAGGCACGCCAGGCGGCCCTTCTGCTCGAGCGCCTTGCCCGCGGCCAGGTGGTGGCCGCTCAGGCCGCCGCCGAGAAGGCGGTCACGGCACTCAGGCAGACGGCTGTGGGCCACGCCCACACGGCCCGGATCGTGATCGATCAGTCCCGTAGCGCCCTTCGGGAGCAGGCACTGCGTCATGCTGCCGGCGCCCGCGAGGCGGTCAACGCCGAGCAGGCCGCGCTTCGCACGCTCCCGGCGCAGCTCCTCGAGCGCGCCCGCGCCGATGCGAAAGGCCACATGCAGACCCTTTTTGCCTACAACCCGCACCGCATTCTCGGCCAGGGCTACGCCATCGCCCGGGGCGAGGACGGGAGAGTCGTGCGGAGTGCGACAGCTGTTCGATCCGATCAACCCCTTGCGCTTCGCGTCACCGATGGCGTCATCCACGCCCGGGTCGAGCGCATCGAACCCCTTGAGGAGGAGTGTCACCATGACTGA
- a CDS encoding ATP-binding protein — protein MSNNQENPMGKHASEEREISAGSMLIYHSIYSQAGTLGKALLEYIMNSVDAGAESVEIDLATDGFTVRDNGMGFSRIEEIMEWFEKLGFDHGPSEEDHRTYGKFGLGRAQAWAFASTVWRTAAFEMDVDIKRRGLKYTLKRDLPVQAGCRIDGTLYEPMLPSQREEVLRELRALCTYVRIPVVLNGETVSKSPADEKWDFETDDAYIRLRDSGDLAVYHLGVLVRKYSSWSYGTGGVVVSKVPLQVNVARNDILVSRCEAWKRIQAVVRSASTERTKTKQAPLTDSERGYVASRLVDGELSWSDAADQKIITDVTGRHHKLESFARRSIFTVAPEAGSRRGERVHKDKLAFVLCPTTLERFHVESGEELQALLARVSTYTDDRYGSTYARFRGSYTPFEHYADLVSDHSRIIPVSKLGKQERVALHALRKASQRFPSLFWRVHDERIPQRRIEPGESECNNAWTDGRRYIAINREQLALAGRGYDGMCALITLLAHEYCHRESDLDSHRHGVEFYEAYHDVTRYNGASSIGALTMQALNIYLRECENAGVSVSKRAFEFADALERGARLGEDDGVDHGGDHDAGADTPAEPPAGAPVREAAPAAPAAPAAPAAPAAGSKADKDAPTASARPSPAGAQAGKDDRARASCVQMSFLD, from the coding sequence ATGTCCAACAATCAGGAGAACCCCATGGGCAAGCATGCCAGCGAGGAGCGCGAGATCAGCGCAGGCTCGATGCTGATCTACCACTCGATCTACTCCCAGGCCGGTACGCTTGGCAAGGCGCTGCTTGAGTACATCATGAACTCCGTTGACGCCGGTGCCGAATCGGTGGAGATCGACCTCGCCACCGACGGCTTCACCGTGCGCGACAACGGCATGGGCTTCTCGCGCATCGAGGAGATCATGGAGTGGTTCGAGAAGCTCGGCTTCGATCACGGGCCGAGTGAGGAGGATCATCGCACCTACGGCAAGTTCGGCCTTGGCCGCGCCCAGGCCTGGGCGTTCGCCTCCACGGTCTGGCGCACGGCCGCTTTCGAGATGGATGTCGACATCAAGCGCCGCGGCCTCAAGTACACGCTAAAGCGCGACCTGCCCGTTCAGGCCGGCTGCCGGATCGACGGCACGCTCTACGAGCCGATGCTCCCCTCCCAGCGCGAGGAGGTGCTGCGCGAGTTGCGCGCCCTCTGCACCTACGTGCGCATCCCCGTGGTGCTAAACGGCGAGACCGTGAGCAAGAGTCCGGCGGACGAGAAGTGGGACTTCGAGACCGACGACGCCTACATCCGTCTGCGCGACTCGGGTGATCTTGCCGTTTACCACCTGGGCGTGCTGGTGCGCAAGTACTCAAGCTGGAGCTACGGCACCGGTGGCGTGGTGGTGAGCAAGGTGCCGCTTCAGGTCAACGTGGCGCGAAACGACATCCTGGTGAGCCGCTGCGAGGCGTGGAAGCGCATCCAGGCCGTGGTGCGCTCGGCAAGCACCGAGCGCACGAAGACCAAGCAGGCGCCGCTCACCGATAGCGAGCGCGGCTATGTCGCCTCGCGCCTGGTCGATGGCGAGTTGAGCTGGTCGGACGCCGCCGATCAGAAGATCATCACCGATGTCACCGGCCGTCACCACAAGCTTGAGAGCTTCGCACGCAGGAGCATCTTCACCGTCGCCCCGGAGGCAGGCTCGCGGCGCGGCGAGCGCGTACACAAGGACAAGCTCGCCTTCGTGCTCTGCCCGACCACGCTCGAGCGCTTCCATGTCGAGAGCGGCGAGGAGCTCCAGGCGCTGCTGGCGCGGGTCTCCACGTACACGGACGATCGTTACGGCAGCACCTATGCCCGGTTTCGCGGCAGTTACACGCCCTTCGAGCACTACGCGGATCTTGTGAGCGATCACTCCCGGATCATCCCGGTCAGCAAGCTCGGCAAGCAGGAGCGTGTTGCGCTCCACGCGCTTCGCAAGGCCTCACAGCGCTTCCCCTCCCTGTTCTGGCGGGTGCACGATGAGCGCATCCCCCAGCGGCGCATCGAGCCCGGCGAGTCGGAGTGCAACAACGCCTGGACCGACGGTCGGCGCTATATCGCGATCAACCGCGAGCAGCTGGCGCTCGCCGGCCGTGGCTATGACGGCATGTGCGCGCTGATCACCCTGCTTGCCCACGAGTACTGCCACCGCGAGAGCGATCTCGACTCCCACCGCCACGGCGTCGAGTTCTACGAGGCCTACCACGACGTGACCCGCTACAACGGCGCCTCGAGCATCGGCGCGCTCACCATGCAGGCGCTCAACATCTACCTGCGCGAGTGCGAGAACGCCGGCGTGAGCGTCAGCAAGCGCGCCTTTGAGTTCGCCGACGCGCTTGAGCGCGGCGCACGCCTTGGCGAGGATGACGGGGTCGACCATGGGGGTGATCATGACGCCGGGGCGGACACCCCCGCCGAGCCTCCGGCAGGCGCCCCGGTGCGCGAGGCGGCACCTGCGGCCCCCGCGGCCCCCGCGGCCCCCGCGGCCCCCGCGGCCGGCAGCAAGGCCGACAAGGACGCCCCGACGGCGAGCGCCAGGCCTTCGCCTGCCGGGGCGCAGGCGGGGAAGGACGACCGGGCCAGGGCGTCCTGCGTGCAGATGAGCTTCCTCGACTAG
- a CDS encoding DUF411 domain-containing protein, with the protein MKKSLGLVAAAMAALLTGASIQGAAAGEATEVFVYKTPTCGCCVGAIRHLEREGLTVRSFDVSQRQLGELRAQYGLPADLLSCHSAYVDGYLVEGHVPASAIRRLVAERPNVAGIAVPGMPLGAPGMEHPLGLREAYAVIAFGAEGERTVFAQY; encoded by the coding sequence ATGAAAAAATCATTGGGGCTGGTCGCAGCGGCCATGGCGGCGCTACTCACGGGCGCGAGCATCCAGGGCGCGGCGGCAGGCGAGGCGACGGAGGTCTTCGTCTACAAGACGCCGACCTGTGGCTGTTGCGTCGGCGCGATCCGCCACCTGGAGCGCGAGGGGCTGACTGTTCGAAGTTTTGACGTCTCCCAGCGTCAGCTCGGCGAGCTCCGCGCGCAGTATGGGCTGCCGGCGGACCTGCTCTCCTGTCACAGCGCCTATGTCGATGGCTACCTGGTGGAGGGCCATGTGCCGGCGAGTGCCATCAGGCGGCTCGTGGCCGAGCGCCCGAATGTCGCCGGCATTGCTGTGCCGGGCATGCCGCTTGGCGCCCCCGGAATGGAGCACCCGCTCGGGCTGCGCGAGGCCTATGCCGTGATCGCTTTCGGCGCCGAGGGTGAGCGCACGGTGTTTGCGCAGTACTAG
- a CDS encoding RNA-guided endonuclease InsQ/TnpB family protein — translation MRAYKLRIYPSGAQQKLIERWLGAGRWAWNHALERRQKAYRRRKESVSGVDVSRAITALKKTRRYAWLKAIPSSVVTQRLRDQDKAFAAFFKGDADYPRFKKRHQGQSIRLQLDQRHTKPRAYWLAGEVMVPGLGVVKARGTHPRAFPKMVTLRRDGAGRYFASVMVEEVAPAAKAARGAVGIDLGLAHLATLSSGEKITNGRPYRTARRRLRRAQRALSRQRKGSQRYRRQKQRIARLNARVANTRRDALHKLTRRLIDENQVVCVESLCITGLAKSKLAASVHDAGWGELLRQLRYKAAWAGREVIAIDRFAPSTRRCSACTAIGAKRSLSVRAWTCEACGAEHDRDINAAKNILELGLNELLPAGSGEVMRVEGDTPRLGAAACGRHRRASVEARTWQAIKPCPEQGAVA, via the coding sequence ATGCGCGCCTACAAGCTGCGGATCTACCCGAGCGGCGCACAGCAGAAGCTCATCGAGCGCTGGCTGGGGGCAGGGCGCTGGGCCTGGAATCATGCCCTTGAGCGCCGCCAGAAGGCCTATCGGCGACGCAAGGAGTCGGTGAGCGGCGTGGACGTCTCGCGCGCCATCACGGCACTGAAAAAGACAAGGCGCTACGCCTGGCTGAAGGCGATCCCGAGCTCGGTGGTCACCCAGCGCCTGCGCGACCAGGACAAGGCGTTTGCCGCGTTCTTCAAGGGAGACGCCGACTACCCGCGCTTCAAGAAGCGACACCAGGGCCAGAGCATCCGCCTGCAGCTCGATCAGCGCCACACAAAGCCCCGCGCCTACTGGCTTGCCGGTGAGGTTATGGTGCCGGGGCTTGGCGTGGTGAAGGCCCGCGGCACGCACCCCAGGGCCTTCCCGAAGATGGTGACGCTGCGCCGCGACGGTGCCGGGCGCTACTTTGCCTCGGTGATGGTCGAGGAAGTGGCACCGGCGGCGAAGGCCGCCCGCGGCGCTGTCGGCATCGATCTCGGTCTCGCCCATCTGGCAACGCTCTCAAGCGGCGAGAAAATCACCAACGGACGGCCGTACCGAACTGCGCGCCGGCGCTTGAGGCGCGCGCAGCGCGCCTTATCAAGACAGCGCAAGGGCAGCCAGCGCTACCGCCGGCAGAAGCAGCGTATCGCAAGACTCAATGCCCGGGTGGCGAACACCCGGCGTGATGCCCTGCACAAGCTCACTCGACGCCTGATCGACGAGAACCAAGTCGTCTGCGTCGAGAGCCTGTGCATCACCGGGCTTGCCAAAAGCAAGCTCGCGGCGAGCGTCCATGACGCGGGCTGGGGGGAGCTGCTGCGCCAGCTCCGCTACAAGGCCGCCTGGGCCGGGCGGGAGGTGATCGCCATCGATCGCTTCGCGCCGAGCACCCGGCGGTGCTCGGCGTGCACGGCCATCGGGGCGAAGCGAAGCCTCTCGGTGCGCGCCTGGACCTGTGAGGCGTGTGGTGCCGAGCACGACCGCGACATCAACGCGGCGAAGAACATCCTTGAGCTGGGATTAAACGAGCTCCTACCCGCGGGGAGCGGGGAGGTCATGCGCGTGGAGGGTGACACCCCCCGTCTGGGAGCGGCCGCGTGCGGCCGCCACCGGCGGGCATCCGTTGAAGCGCGAACCTGGCAAGCCATCAAGCCCTGTCCGGAACAGGGCGCGGTGGCTTAG
- a CDS encoding ATP-grasp domain-containing protein: protein MWAMVESDQYGMGVESAAVYRHGLVTGKVVRGFRREQLAAGHLSIDRGALVVGGVATLVTVLERLGVTAPEPDYYPSALRNKLGRQVEKTTLGEAIQRAKKTRVFVKSHDWKVLTGCVIKGSTPEDGAGASLLVRPAEMPVWVAESVRFVAEYRVYVLGGEILAACVYEGDDALDDAPPVICMRTVEDAVAALAEAGDTRAGYAFDWGLLATGETVLVENNDGWAIGKYPGITDADYTALLHARWAQLTGGREEAAS, encoded by the coding sequence ATGTGGGCCATGGTCGAGTCGGATCAGTACGGCATGGGTGTCGAGAGTGCGGCGGTCTACCGTCACGGCCTCGTGACGGGGAAAGTCGTCCGCGGCTTCCGGCGCGAGCAGCTGGCTGCGGGCCACCTTTCGATCGATCGCGGGGCGCTTGTTGTCGGCGGCGTGGCAACGCTTGTCACCGTCCTCGAGCGCCTGGGCGTGACGGCACCTGAGCCGGATTACTACCCGAGCGCTCTCCGCAACAAGCTCGGGCGGCAGGTGGAAAAGACAACCCTTGGTGAAGCGATCCAGCGGGCGAAAAAGACACGGGTCTTTGTGAAATCGCACGACTGGAAGGTGCTGACGGGCTGCGTTATCAAGGGCAGTACGCCGGAGGATGGGGCGGGGGCGAGTCTTCTCGTCCGGCCTGCGGAGATGCCGGTCTGGGTCGCCGAGTCGGTGCGCTTCGTCGCCGAATACCGTGTCTATGTGCTCGGCGGGGAGATCCTGGCGGCCTGCGTCTACGAAGGCGACGATGCGCTCGATGACGCCCCGCCGGTGATTTGCATGCGCACGGTCGAAGACGCGGTGGCCGCCCTCGCCGAGGCCGGCGACACGCGCGCCGGCTATGCCTTCGACTGGGGCCTTCTTGCCACTGGCGAGACGGTGCTTGTTGAAAACAACGACGGCTGGGCCATCGGCAAGTACCCGGGCATCACCGATGCCGACTATACGGCGCTGCTCCACGCACGCTGGGCGCAGCTCACGGGCGGGCGCGAAGAAGCTGCGTCCTGA
- a CDS encoding HNH endonuclease has protein sequence MSAANVTMIPTCNTPVLALDAGGRPLAWISWQDGVRAIVGERVLWSAGAPVIVARGGDRGGRRSEVAVPAVLALLGLDRGETIARVPRLTNRGLFERDRRLCLYCGERFAAAGLTRDHVHPRARGGPDTWENCVTACMGCNGAKGCRTPEEAGLRLIALPYAPSHAESLVFQNRRILADQMEFLEAFLPKRR, from the coding sequence GTGAGCGCAGCGAACGTAACGATGATCCCGACTTGCAACACCCCGGTGCTCGCGCTCGACGCGGGCGGGCGGCCGCTTGCCTGGATCAGCTGGCAGGATGGCGTGCGCGCCATCGTTGGCGAGCGCGTGCTCTGGTCGGCCGGTGCGCCGGTGATCGTCGCCCGGGGTGGTGATCGTGGCGGGCGCAGGAGCGAGGTGGCGGTACCGGCGGTGCTCGCGCTCCTCGGGCTTGATCGCGGTGAGACGATCGCGCGGGTACCGCGGCTCACAAACCGCGGACTCTTCGAGCGAGACCGCCGGCTCTGTCTTTACTGCGGGGAGCGCTTCGCCGCCGCCGGGCTCACGCGCGACCATGTGCATCCGCGCGCACGCGGCGGCCCGGACACCTGGGAGAACTGTGTGACGGCCTGCATGGGCTGCAACGGGGCCAAGGGCTGCCGGACGCCGGAGGAGGCGGGGCTTCGTCTGATCGCGCTGCCCTATGCGCCATCGCATGCCGAGTCGCTCGTCTTCCAGAACCGGCGCATTCTCGCCGACCAGATGGAGTTTCTTGAGGCGTTTCTGCCGAAGCGGCGATAG
- a CDS encoding MbcA/ParS/Xre antitoxin family protein, translating to MHAESAAREQSRSALAKMVTKAFENWHLSSVEQTAMLGLAPGNRAAIHRYRKGAPLAASRDMLERAGHILAIHKSLRILFPHNRDLAYQWMRTRNRAFDNRTPAELIQQRGFEGLLMVRAYLDRARAH from the coding sequence ATGCACGCCGAATCAGCGGCACGCGAACAGAGCCGGAGCGCCCTGGCGAAAATGGTGACCAAGGCATTCGAGAACTGGCACCTGAGCTCTGTCGAGCAGACAGCGATGCTCGGCCTCGCCCCCGGCAACCGTGCGGCCATCCACCGCTACCGCAAGGGGGCGCCGCTTGCGGCAAGTCGGGACATGCTCGAGCGTGCCGGCCACATTCTCGCGATACACAAGTCGCTGCGGATCCTGTTCCCGCACAATCGCGACCTGGCCTACCAGTGGATGCGCACACGAAACCGCGCCTTTGACAATCGGACGCCGGCCGAGCTGATCCAGCAGCGCGGCTTCGAGGGGCTGCTCATGGTTCGCGCCTACCTGGACCGGGCGCGGGCGCACTGA
- a CDS encoding RES family NAD+ phosphorylase has product MGDILNDASLFVADEEMVRNIVSLRESQDVFDDLSDDPVEQRIAIDHEMAIKPEEYRSNQPIIDRPFEESAWFNAVAFPFENWAHSRFSAGGFGVWYGAPKIETTVYETVHHWRNRLLTDAEGFLRPGIIANRRVYHVHCEAALVDLRPFVEQNPALVDKADYTFTQALGARLQREGHPGLLSRSARCAGDICAIFNQQVLSDPMTACYLTYTTTERGVVVEREIGNAWMVVA; this is encoded by the coding sequence ATGGGTGACATCCTGAACGACGCCAGTCTGTTTGTTGCGGATGAGGAGATGGTCCGCAACATCGTCTCGCTGCGGGAGTCGCAGGACGTGTTTGACGACCTCTCGGACGACCCGGTTGAGCAGCGGATCGCCATTGACCATGAGATGGCAATCAAGCCCGAGGAGTACCGATCGAACCAGCCCATCATTGATCGCCCGTTCGAGGAATCAGCCTGGTTCAATGCCGTCGCGTTTCCGTTCGAGAACTGGGCCCACTCACGCTTCTCCGCGGGGGGCTTCGGCGTCTGGTATGGCGCGCCGAAGATCGAGACCACGGTCTACGAGACCGTCCACCACTGGCGAAATCGCCTGCTCACGGATGCTGAGGGGTTTCTTCGCCCGGGCATCATCGCCAATCGGCGTGTCTACCACGTGCACTGCGAAGCCGCACTCGTCGACCTGCGCCCCTTCGTCGAGCAAAACCCCGCCCTTGTAGATAAAGCGGATTACACGTTTACGCAAGCGCTCGGAGCGAGGTTGCAGCGCGAGGGGCACCCAGGCCTGCTCAGTCGCTCGGCACGCTGTGCGGGTGATATTTGCGCGATCTTCAACCAACAGGTCCTCTCTGACCCAATGACGGCCTGCTACCTCACATACACCACCACTGAGCGCGGTGTTGTGGTCGAGCGCGAGATCGGGAATGCCTGGATGGTGGTTGCCTGA
- a CDS encoding type IIL restriction-modification enzyme MmeI codes for MALNHGKLMQALEAVIQGADRDDFIFGLLAAYQTPSATLTRVRNGGNDNVGTREGDVGVRRKLYFRPLDADADPFREMEALRHSEAIRRHQIRFILVTNYQDVLAIDLKAGKTLDCQLEDLPRQYNFFLPLAGYETARTHSERDADVRAAEQMGKLCDTLRRDNALDTPEDLHALNVFLTRVLFCLFAEDTDISPLQARHGHRAAREKGAAVSRGAGMSRQTCNRSLTREILR; via the coding sequence ATGGCGCTCAATCACGGGAAGCTCATGCAGGCGCTGGAGGCGGTTATTCAGGGCGCCGATCGGGATGACTTCATCTTCGGGTTGCTTGCCGCCTACCAGACGCCAAGCGCGACCCTGACACGGGTTCGCAATGGCGGCAATGACAATGTCGGGACGCGCGAGGGCGATGTCGGCGTGCGGCGAAAGCTCTACTTTCGCCCGCTTGACGCGGACGCGGATCCGTTTCGGGAGATGGAGGCCCTTCGTCACTCAGAGGCAATCAGGCGGCATCAGATCCGCTTTATCCTGGTGACGAACTACCAGGACGTCCTTGCCATTGACCTGAAGGCGGGCAAGACCCTGGACTGTCAGTTGGAGGACCTTCCTCGCCAATACAACTTCTTCCTGCCGCTCGCAGGGTATGAGACGGCGCGCACACACTCGGAGCGAGACGCCGACGTCAGGGCGGCCGAGCAGATGGGGAAGCTCTGCGACACGCTCCGCCGGGACAACGCACTCGACACGCCGGAAGACCTGCATGCCCTGAACGTCTTCCTGACCCGGGTTCTGTTCTGCCTCTTCGCAGAAGACACCGACATCTCACCACTACAGGCTCGACACGGTCACCGGGCGGCTCGTGAAAAAGGGGCGGCAGTATCGCGGGGAGCCGGAATGAGCCGCCAGACTTGCAACAGGAGTCTAACCCGGGAAATACTTCGGTGA
- a CDS encoding DUF1804 family protein: MRDERRRPLGVTGVRGVSWHKARKPRVRDAFLASYREGDTLHRQPFSILQFGLRVAFESACDSYAELAGEAYMSSLSIEEALAGFLPVYARYWSLDPDALRAEALVGERLTAPGEGPERFRPIRELRNTRKLTAQEWAQARALWEDGVNAGHIRSLFGTDGKGRPRLTKNRLNDAARALGWQRPVDSRAHPPEVRARMRALWADPALSLRDIAASLGIGVDTVRRWATEEGLPEKDGRRIRRRND; this comes from the coding sequence ATGCGTGATGAACGGCGCCGACCACTGGGGGTCACCGGCGTGCGCGGCGTCTCGTGGCATAAGGCCCGCAAGCCACGGGTGAGGGACGCCTTTCTGGCGAGCTACCGGGAGGGCGACACACTCCATCGCCAGCCCTTTTCGATCCTCCAGTTCGGCCTGCGGGTCGCCTTCGAGTCGGCCTGCGACAGCTACGCGGAGCTTGCCGGCGAGGCCTACATGAGCAGCCTCTCGATCGAGGAGGCCCTGGCAGGCTTCCTGCCGGTCTACGCACGCTACTGGAGCCTTGATCCTGATGCCCTGCGTGCCGAGGCACTCGTCGGCGAGCGCCTGACCGCACCCGGCGAGGGGCCTGAGCGCTTCCGTCCGATCCGCGAGCTTCGCAACACGCGAAAACTGACCGCGCAGGAGTGGGCGCAGGCGCGCGCACTCTGGGAGGATGGGGTCAATGCAGGCCACATCCGATCGCTGTTCGGTACCGACGGGAAAGGCCGCCCGCGGCTCACCAAGAACCGCCTGAACGACGCCGCCAGGGCGCTCGGCTGGCAGCGTCCGGTTGACTCCCGCGCCCACCCGCCAGAGGTGCGCGCGCGCATGCGAGCGCTCTGGGCGGATCCGGCGCTCTCCCTGCGCGACATCGCGGCGAGCCTCGGCATCGGGGTCGATACCGTGCGGCGCTGGGCGACTGAAGAGGGACTGCCGGAAAAAGACGGGAGGCGCATCCGCCGCAGGAACGACTGA
- a CDS encoding DUF1289 domain-containing protein, whose amino-acid sequence MDARRGVDGGAPAASDNDPVTPQANSPCVQVCALGGGICIACKRTTDEIMRWGRMSAQDRERVLDRIFDGPARFN is encoded by the coding sequence GTGGACGCTAGGCGCGGGGTCGACGGCGGCGCGCCCGCAGCCAGTGACAACGACCCGGTCACGCCCCAGGCGAACTCCCCCTGCGTGCAGGTCTGCGCGCTTGGCGGCGGAATCTGCATCGCCTGCAAGCGCACGACGGATGAGATCATGCGTTGGGGCAGGATGTCTGCACAGGACCGGGAGCGCGTGCTTGACCGCATCTTTGACGGCCCGGCGAGATTCAATTAA